One Peribacillus simplex NBRC 15720 = DSM 1321 genomic region harbors:
- a CDS encoding GntR family transcriptional regulator, giving the protein MEDKNKNPSKKQIAYEHLRKLILDGTYGSGQRIIIDQTAKELSLSPIPVREAIRQLESDGLIQYKPYSGAVVTSINESEYIETLSVLSLLEGYAAALSSLTMNDHDFENLINLNKEMEKALHNFELELFGKLNECFHAEIYEKCGNSFLKEEIKQAQQRMNRVRKSMFTMVPQRAVQSIREHESIIKLLKEKASFEEIESLVRKHKLNAISTFKQRAETNHDQAL; this is encoded by the coding sequence ATGGAAGATAAAAACAAAAACCCTAGTAAAAAGCAAATAGCTTATGAGCACCTTCGTAAATTAATTTTGGATGGAACATATGGTTCTGGACAGCGGATCATTATCGATCAAACGGCAAAAGAACTAAGTTTAAGTCCGATTCCTGTCAGGGAAGCAATCAGACAACTGGAATCTGACGGCCTTATTCAATATAAGCCATATAGTGGAGCAGTGGTTACAAGCATTAATGAAAGCGAATACATTGAAACTCTTTCAGTTTTATCTTTGCTTGAAGGATATGCAGCTGCCCTCAGTTCTTTAACGATGAATGATCATGATTTTGAAAATCTAATTAATTTAAACAAAGAAATGGAAAAAGCCCTCCATAACTTTGAATTAGAGCTGTTTGGTAAGTTAAACGAATGCTTCCATGCGGAAATTTATGAAAAGTGCGGAAATTCCTTTTTAAAGGAAGAAATTAAACAAGCGCAACAAAGAATGAATAGAGTCAGAAAGTCCATGTTCACCATGGTGCCGCAACGCGCAGTCCAATCGATTCGCGAACATGAAAGCATCATAAAGCTTCTAAAGGAAAAAGCATCTTTTGAAGAAATTGAATCATTGGTGAGAAAGCATAAACTGAATGCCATCAGCACATTCAAGCAGAGGGCGGAAACTAATCACGATCAGGCACTTTGA
- the hpaI gene encoding 2,4-dihydroxyhept-2-ene-1,7-dioic acid aldolase — MMYEEIKSRLRGSIAPVITPFDDKMEVDVKAIENLVNWHIESGSHGVSVCGTTGEPSSLTIEERELVMETAIKAAKARVPVAPGTGSANQKETLHLTKRAQEMGADAALVIVPYYNKPNQQALYNHFKTVADSVDIPLIVYNIPGRTATNLEVKTLARLAEDCENIIGVKESNKDFEHVNRVLLNCGRDFLLYSGIELLCYPMLAIGGAGHISATANITPKEVAEIYNHWVEGDVDKALDLHYKLMPLNDVLFKETNPGPLKAAMGMMGKINPALRPPMGPPSEPLEKELRETLQSYGLIDQIIQS, encoded by the coding sequence ATAATGTACGAGGAAATCAAAAGTCGTTTAAGAGGATCCATCGCTCCCGTTATCACTCCGTTTGATGACAAGATGGAAGTGGATGTAAAGGCAATTGAAAATCTAGTAAACTGGCATATTGAAAGCGGTTCCCATGGTGTCTCGGTATGCGGGACTACCGGCGAGCCGAGTTCACTAACGATTGAGGAACGGGAATTAGTGATGGAAACGGCAATTAAAGCAGCAAAAGCCCGTGTTCCAGTTGCACCAGGTACTGGATCTGCTAATCAGAAAGAAACGTTGCATTTGACAAAAAGGGCACAGGAAATGGGCGCGGATGCTGCATTAGTCATCGTTCCTTATTACAATAAACCGAATCAACAGGCACTTTACAATCATTTTAAGACGGTAGCTGATTCTGTTGATATCCCGCTTATCGTTTATAACATTCCCGGAAGAACGGCGACGAATTTAGAAGTGAAGACATTGGCACGTCTTGCTGAAGATTGTGAAAATATTATTGGTGTGAAGGAATCAAATAAGGATTTTGAACATGTTAACCGTGTCTTATTGAATTGTGGAAGGGATTTTCTCTTATATTCGGGCATCGAATTATTATGCTATCCAATGTTGGCTATTGGAGGGGCTGGACATATAAGTGCTACAGCTAATATCACTCCTAAAGAAGTGGCGGAAATTTATAACCATTGGGTGGAGGGTGATGTGGATAAGGCACTTGACCTCCATTACAAATTAATGCCATTGAATGATGTTTTGTTTAAAGAAACCAATCCAGGACCTTTAAAAGCTGCAATGGGGATGATGGGGAAAATCAATCCTGCATTAAGGCCGCCTATGGGGCCGCCTTCGGAACCATTGGAAAAAGAACTGCGTGAAACCCTTCAATCATACGGATTGATTGACCAAATAATCCAGTCATAA
- the hpaE gene encoding 5-carboxymethyl-2-hydroxymuconate semialdehyde dehydrogenase, which yields MQTFPVRDVKHYINGQFVDGTSGKTFENLSPFNNQAINNVAEGFKEDIDQAVAAARAAFDNGPWRTMKVEERLKYINRIAELIEENAEEISFLESLDTGLPISQTKKQAARGAENFRFYSEMVKSRLIGESYQVDDTFINYTIHKPIGVAGLITPWNAPFMLETWKIAPALATGNTCVLKPAEWSPLTANKLAQIVDQSGLPKGVFNIVHGFGETAGASLVAHPDVQLISFTGETTTGAEIIKNGADTMKRFSMELGGKSPAVIFEDADLEKALDSVVWGIYSFNGERCTANSRLFVHESIIDQFVAELKERVHNIKIGNPMDPETEIGPLIHRNHFNNVSRYLDIAKNEGAEIVSGAIPSAFKEGNYIAPTLLLNCTNDMTVAQEEIFGPVMAVIPFKTEEEVLRMANDVKYGLAAYVWTNDMKRGHRFAQAVDSGMVWVNSQNVRDLRIPFGGSKYSGVGREGGHYSFEFYTETQVIHVAIGEHHIPKFGDVKQNAVSSAEK from the coding sequence ATGCAAACTTTTCCCGTGCGAGATGTCAAGCATTACATCAATGGTCAATTTGTTGATGGTACCTCAGGAAAAACATTTGAAAATCTAAGCCCTTTTAATAATCAAGCAATCAATAATGTGGCAGAAGGGTTTAAAGAGGATATTGATCAAGCGGTAGCTGCCGCAAGAGCTGCATTCGATAATGGTCCATGGAGAACGATGAAAGTGGAAGAAAGATTGAAGTACATTAATAGGATTGCTGAATTAATTGAAGAGAATGCCGAAGAAATTTCCTTTTTGGAATCCCTTGATACAGGGTTGCCGATTAGCCAGACAAAAAAACAGGCGGCAAGGGGAGCGGAGAATTTCCGTTTTTATTCTGAAATGGTGAAAAGCAGGCTAATAGGAGAGTCGTATCAAGTGGATGACACTTTCATCAATTATACGATTCATAAACCGATAGGAGTGGCAGGATTAATCACTCCTTGGAATGCGCCTTTCATGTTAGAGACCTGGAAGATCGCCCCGGCCCTGGCTACAGGTAATACATGTGTCCTTAAACCGGCGGAATGGTCTCCGTTGACAGCCAATAAATTGGCACAAATCGTTGACCAATCCGGTCTGCCAAAAGGCGTATTCAATATCGTTCACGGTTTTGGGGAGACAGCAGGGGCGTCCTTGGTTGCCCATCCTGATGTACAATTGATATCCTTTACCGGAGAAACGACGACTGGCGCTGAAATCATTAAAAATGGTGCGGATACAATGAAACGTTTTTCCATGGAACTCGGAGGTAAATCACCAGCGGTCATTTTTGAAGATGCCGATCTGGAAAAGGCCCTGGATTCAGTGGTATGGGGAATCTATTCATTCAATGGGGAGCGCTGCACAGCCAATTCCAGATTATTTGTCCATGAATCGATAATAGACCAGTTCGTTGCAGAGTTGAAGGAACGTGTTCATAATATCAAAATTGGAAACCCAATGGATCCAGAAACGGAAATCGGACCGCTGATCCATCGTAACCATTTTAATAATGTCTCACGTTATCTGGATATAGCAAAAAATGAAGGGGCGGAAATTGTAAGCGGTGCCATACCAAGTGCGTTCAAGGAAGGGAATTATATTGCCCCGACGCTTCTCTTGAACTGTACAAATGATATGACGGTAGCACAGGAAGAGATTTTTGGACCAGTCATGGCAGTCATTCCTTTCAAGACTGAAGAGGAAGTACTGAGAATGGCTAATGATGTAAAATATGGGCTAGCTGCTTATGTATGGACCAATGATATGAAACGTGGACATAGGTTTGCTCAAGCTGTCGATAGTGGGATGGTCTGGGTAAATTCCCAAAACGTTAGGGATTTGCGGATACCATTTGGAGGATCCAAATATAGTGGCGTAGGACGTGAAGGTGGCCATTATAGCTTTGAATTCTATACGGAAACACAAGTTATCCACGTCGCAATTGGAGAACATCACATTCCAAAATTTGGAGACGTAAAACAAAATGCCGTTTCTTCTGCTGAAAAATAA
- the hpaD gene encoding 3,4-dihydroxyphenylacetate 2,3-dioxygenase has protein sequence MNFSIIRVARTILNVTDLDKSRAFYVDALGFIETERTNDHIYLRGLEEAHHHSLILQKAEKPSVEAIGYKVEKEEDLEALESFFLSKGMKMKWMQEGTQHALGKSLRVQDISGLPVEFFSKMDKAERLLQRFDLHRGSRVQRIDHVNCCVTNVQKAYDFYVKELGFACSEDTVDESGQLWATWLHRKQTVHDQAFMNGIGPRLHHVGFFLPDPLAIIHACDVLASLGYAQSIERGPGRHGLSNAFFLYLRDPDGHRIELYNGDYLTSDPDTEPIHWDLNDPRRQTFWGAKAPDSWFDEASAVLDIISGEEVTFEEPILAKSKPEFII, from the coding sequence ATGAATTTTTCTATTATTCGTGTTGCGAGAACGATACTTAATGTAACAGATTTAGATAAATCAAGAGCCTTTTATGTGGATGCTTTAGGTTTTATTGAAACGGAGAGAACGAATGATCACATATATTTACGTGGTTTAGAGGAAGCGCATCATCACTCGCTTATCTTGCAAAAGGCAGAAAAGCCAAGCGTTGAAGCAATAGGATACAAGGTTGAAAAAGAGGAAGACCTTGAAGCATTGGAATCTTTCTTCCTGTCCAAGGGAATGAAAATGAAGTGGATGCAGGAAGGAACACAGCATGCACTAGGTAAGTCGCTACGAGTTCAGGATATTTCAGGATTGCCAGTGGAATTTTTCAGCAAAATGGATAAAGCCGAGAGATTGCTGCAACGATTCGATTTGCATAGGGGTTCAAGGGTCCAAAGGATCGATCATGTGAATTGTTGTGTAACAAATGTGCAAAAAGCCTATGATTTTTATGTGAAAGAATTAGGTTTTGCCTGCTCGGAAGATACAGTGGATGAGTCGGGCCAATTATGGGCAACGTGGCTACATAGAAAGCAAACGGTCCATGACCAGGCATTCATGAACGGAATCGGTCCAAGACTTCATCATGTAGGCTTCTTTCTGCCTGACCCCCTTGCAATTATCCATGCCTGTGATGTACTGGCATCACTTGGATATGCACAGTCCATCGAACGCGGACCAGGAAGGCATGGCCTATCCAATGCATTCTTCCTATATTTAAGAGACCCGGACGGTCACAGGATCGAATTATACAATGGGGATTACTTAACATCTGACCCGGATACCGAACCGATTCATTGGGATTTAAATGATCCAAGGCGTCAGACATTCTGGGGAGCCAAAGCTCCGGATTCATGGTTTGATGAGGCTTCTGCCGTTCTTGATATAATATCAGGTGAAGAAGTTACTTTCGAAGAACCGATTCTGGCAAAAAGCAAGCCTGAATTCATCATCTAA
- a CDS encoding FAD synthetase family protein → MDIIHVQHPLTSIYTAEAEPCVLALGFFDGVHLGHQELINLAKRIAIQQDLKLAAMTFFPHPKQIIGNDQTPHTYITPLEQKAKIMQDLGVETLIVVNFDSAFAHLSPSGFIEDYLCGFNCKHAVAGFDFRYGHKGEGNMETLKIEGKRFFEVAEMNKFEIDHEKVSSTMLRNLIADGRFADIPSYLGTYFESQGTINFKDNQHVLVTLSETFPSPPPGVYLIEIQNEGNPYEGIAYQTMDESIQENWHLQFNDSFPLEGKKIHIKWKSESKMNLNQLTDKRARSISKVHAY, encoded by the coding sequence TTGGATATCATTCATGTTCAGCACCCACTTACCAGTATATATACAGCAGAAGCAGAACCGTGTGTGCTGGCTCTTGGATTTTTCGACGGAGTTCATCTAGGGCATCAAGAATTGATAAATCTAGCCAAAAGGATTGCTATACAGCAAGATTTGAAATTGGCAGCCATGACATTTTTTCCACATCCAAAGCAAATCATAGGAAACGATCAAACGCCCCACACATACATTACTCCTTTAGAGCAAAAAGCAAAAATAATGCAGGATTTAGGTGTAGAAACCTTGATAGTCGTGAACTTCGATTCCGCATTTGCCCATCTTTCACCTTCTGGTTTTATCGAGGATTATCTATGTGGATTTAATTGCAAACATGCCGTGGCTGGATTCGATTTCCGTTATGGGCATAAAGGGGAAGGAAATATGGAAACGCTGAAAATCGAAGGTAAGCGATTTTTTGAAGTGGCGGAAATGAATAAATTTGAAATTGATCATGAAAAAGTAAGTTCCACTATGCTTAGAAACTTGATTGCGGATGGTCGGTTCGCAGATATCCCGTCATACCTTGGCACATATTTTGAAAGTCAAGGGACAATCAATTTCAAGGATAATCAACACGTTCTAGTTACATTATCGGAAACATTCCCGTCACCCCCGCCAGGCGTTTATTTAATCGAAATTCAAAACGAAGGAAATCCTTATGAGGGAATTGCCTATCAAACAATGGACGAATCCATTCAAGAGAATTGGCACTTACAGTTCAATGATTCTTTTCCCTTGGAAGGAAAGAAGATTCATATCAAATGGAAAAGTGAAAGTAAAATGAATTTGAACCAGTTGACGGATAAGCGAGCCAGGTCTATTTCGAAAGTGCACGCCTACTAA
- a CDS encoding DUF485 domain-containing protein gives MVQLDKNLEESEQTNLVDYEKIVASKEFQNMLSDKKKFVIPFTIFFMGYSLLLPFLVFYTDILEHPFIGDITWAWVYGVSITVMSVWVCSIYVRKSERIDEQIKEIIEKEGL, from the coding sequence ATGGTTCAGTTGGACAAAAACCTTGAAGAATCGGAACAAACTAATCTAGTGGATTATGAAAAGATTGTTGCCTCCAAAGAGTTTCAGAATATGCTTTCCGATAAAAAGAAATTCGTCATCCCTTTTACGATTTTCTTTATGGGATATTCCCTGCTTTTGCCCTTCTTAGTTTTTTACACAGATATCCTGGAACACCCATTCATTGGTGACATAACATGGGCGTGGGTGTACGGTGTTTCCATTACGGTTATGTCTGTATGGGTTTGCAGCATATATGTAAGGAAATCAGAAAGAATCGATGAACAAATAAAAGAAATCATCGAGAAAGAAGGGCTTTGA
- a CDS encoding cation acetate symporter gives MNWTVIILFALMSIGTLFITYFASKKTKTAGSFYTAGGGLTARQNGLALAGDFMSASTFLGLIGAFSLTGYDGFFLMYGALVSFLVVLFLVAEPLRNLGKYTLADMVTTRFKYKQVRGVTAFNTLVISVMYMLGQLVAAGALFKLLLDIPYNTSVIIVGIAMLVFVLFGGMTATSWVQIIKAILLIGGVFILFMIVMWKLNFSFIGIFTDMKTATPMGADYLKAGIKYASGWDAASLSLGLILGTAGLPHILIRFLTVPNARVARKSVVWVMWIMGAFHIMVIFLGFGAAKLVGTSNIMAANPAGNMAAPLLAQLVGGDILFAFIAAVSFATILAVVAGIVLTGATAFSHDFYNEILKDGKATEKQQMTMARWASIGVTALAIVLSLGLQEFNVAFLASIAFTLAASSNLPVILLTIYWKKFNKTGAIVGMMTGLFGTLLLVALSPNVWNPVPGATIMTGDPIFPLNSPGIVSIPLGFLACYLGAMFGNRRTGLKTVTKDNYNEILVKSNTGHDVKGVLRH, from the coding sequence ATGAATTGGACAGTTATTATTCTCTTTGCGCTAATGTCGATAGGTACCCTTTTCATCACGTATTTCGCTTCCAAAAAAACTAAAACGGCAGGCTCTTTTTATACGGCTGGAGGCGGGTTGACCGCTAGGCAAAATGGACTTGCATTGGCCGGGGATTTTATGTCGGCTTCCACGTTTTTAGGGTTGATTGGAGCATTTTCCTTAACGGGGTATGATGGATTTTTTCTGATGTATGGAGCACTTGTTTCATTTCTTGTCGTGTTATTCTTAGTAGCAGAACCTTTAAGGAACTTAGGGAAATACACATTGGCTGATATGGTGACTACAAGGTTTAAATATAAACAGGTCCGGGGAGTGACCGCTTTTAATACCCTGGTGATATCAGTCATGTACATGCTGGGTCAACTTGTTGCAGCAGGTGCTTTATTTAAATTGCTTTTAGACATCCCATATAATACCTCTGTCATCATCGTAGGTATTGCAATGTTGGTATTTGTTCTATTTGGGGGGATGACTGCGACGAGCTGGGTGCAGATCATTAAAGCCATCTTGCTGATTGGCGGAGTGTTTATATTATTCATGATCGTCATGTGGAAGTTGAATTTTAGTTTCATTGGAATTTTCACGGATATGAAAACAGCGACACCCATGGGTGCAGATTACCTGAAGGCAGGTATTAAATATGCCAGTGGGTGGGATGCAGCGTCCTTGTCACTCGGCCTAATACTGGGAACGGCAGGTCTACCGCACATTTTAATACGTTTTTTGACTGTCCCGAATGCAAGAGTGGCAAGAAAGTCGGTTGTTTGGGTGATGTGGATTATGGGTGCTTTTCATATCATGGTCATTTTTCTTGGATTCGGTGCTGCGAAGTTGGTTGGAACATCGAATATCATGGCTGCTAATCCAGCAGGTAACATGGCTGCACCTTTATTGGCCCAACTTGTGGGCGGGGACATCTTATTCGCCTTTATTGCGGCGGTTTCCTTTGCAACGATACTCGCAGTTGTTGCGGGAATCGTTTTAACAGGTGCTACGGCATTTTCACATGATTTTTATAATGAAATATTAAAAGATGGAAAAGCGACGGAAAAACAGCAAATGACGATGGCTAGATGGGCCTCCATTGGTGTGACTGCACTTGCGATCGTTTTATCATTAGGCCTGCAGGAATTCAATGTAGCGTTTCTGGCATCGATTGCCTTTACATTGGCCGCTAGTTCGAATTTGCCAGTCATCCTTCTTACAATCTATTGGAAAAAATTCAATAAAACCGGTGCAATAGTCGGTATGATGACAGGTCTTTTTGGTACACTTTTGCTAGTAGCACTAAGTCCGAATGTCTGGAACCCGGTCCCCGGAGCAACCATTATGACAGGTGACCCGATTTTCCCTTTAAATTCACCAGGAATAGTATCCATCCCGCTTGGGTTCCTCGCATGCTATTTAGGTGCCATGTTCGGTAACCGCAGGACAGGTTTGAAAACGGTTACAAAAGACAATTATAATGAAATCCTCGTAAAGTCCAATACCGGTCATGATGTTAAGGGTGTTTTGCGACATTGA
- a CDS encoding LysR family transcriptional regulator: MDIRQLKYFVTIVQEEQVTKAAKKLHMAQPPLSQQLKLMEMEIGEKLFDRNGKRLELTETGKVLYKKAEALLNQFEETLLEVKEVSKGVKGTLSIGSVKTCFSYIPQRMRTFRVKYPEIRFKLMEGDTFRLTEGLINREIELAIVRLPINGKQFSSLNLPPEDFVLVTPKDWDIPDSIEFKQIKEFPLLLLHRVSGQGTYELIVDECFRHGFEPTIVCECPDAAMILSLVKEGIGATIMPRTTSKSFSTQGIKIVELIDCEVQSEAALIWLEERYLSKGAVKFLETFSE, from the coding sequence ATGGACATACGGCAGTTAAAATATTTTGTGACAATCGTTCAGGAAGAACAAGTTACCAAAGCCGCAAAAAAATTACATATGGCTCAACCGCCTCTTAGCCAGCAACTTAAATTAATGGAAATGGAAATCGGTGAAAAACTTTTCGATCGGAATGGAAAGAGACTTGAACTCACTGAAACGGGCAAGGTCCTATATAAAAAAGCTGAAGCCCTATTGAATCAGTTTGAAGAAACACTTCTGGAAGTGAAGGAAGTCAGTAAAGGGGTAAAGGGCACTCTTTCCATTGGGTCAGTAAAAACTTGCTTTTCTTACATTCCGCAAAGGATGAGAACCTTTAGAGTAAAATACCCTGAAATACGCTTCAAGTTAATGGAAGGTGATACATTCCGTTTGACGGAAGGCTTAATAAACAGGGAAATCGAGTTGGCCATTGTACGGCTTCCAATTAACGGTAAGCAGTTCTCATCGCTTAACCTTCCGCCGGAAGATTTTGTGCTTGTCACCCCAAAAGATTGGGATATCCCAGACTCCATCGAATTTAAACAAATTAAGGAATTTCCCCTCTTATTGCTGCATAGGGTAAGCGGTCAAGGTACTTATGAACTTATAGTAGATGAATGCTTCAGACATGGATTTGAACCTACGATTGTATGTGAATGTCCTGATGCTGCAATGATATTATCTTTAGTGAAGGAAGGAATAGGCGCTACCATCATGCCACGTACCACATCCAAATCGTTTTCAACCCAGGGTATAAAAATAGTCGAATTGATAGATTGTGAAGTACAATCGGAAGCCGCCCTTATTTGGCTCGAAGAACGCTATCTTTCCAAAGGCGCCGTCAAATTTCTAGAAACATTTTCAGAATGA
- the hpaB gene encoding 4-hydroxyphenylacetate 3-monooxygenase, oxygenase component, which yields MPAKTGKEYIDRVDKAKANVWINGEQVKDRISQHPAFKGVMKTQAELYDLQHDSAKNEIMTYISPTSNERVGTSFMQPRTKEDLEKRRKMIQEWARHNNGMMGRSPDYINSGMMAYGTAADMFGTQDSAFAKNMKDYYELCREKDLSLTHTLIQPQVNRGVSAAKLPDPYIAARIAGKNSEGLIIKGARLLATQGGITDEIMVFPSTLLKQSEEENPYAFAFSIPNNTPGLKFICRESFDYGKSHFDHPLGSRFEEMDTIIVFDDVVVPWNRVFAYGDVGICNQAYNESNAVVHMTHQVVSKNIAKTEFILGILQLMVETINIGQYQHVQEKISEVIIALETVKAFIIASEANAKVDKWGMMTPDFTPLNIARNYYPKIYPRFSEIMQQLGASGLMAIPNEADFNSELRPDLDKYLQAANGGAYDRVKLYRLAWDVCMSSFGSRQTLYERFFFGDPVRMASALYNGYDKQEYVDRVKEFLNRTENLAEIN from the coding sequence ATGCCGGCAAAAACAGGTAAAGAATATATCGATAGGGTAGACAAAGCAAAGGCGAATGTATGGATCAATGGGGAGCAAGTAAAAGATAGGATCAGTCAACACCCAGCTTTTAAAGGGGTCATGAAAACACAGGCCGAATTATATGATCTACAGCATGATTCCGCGAAAAATGAAATCATGACTTATATTTCACCAACTTCAAACGAAAGAGTAGGGACCTCATTCATGCAGCCGCGGACTAAGGAAGACCTTGAAAAAAGGAGGAAAATGATTCAAGAATGGGCAAGACATAATAATGGAATGATGGGACGTTCCCCTGACTATATCAACAGTGGGATGATGGCGTACGGTACTGCAGCTGATATGTTTGGCACTCAGGATTCCGCATTTGCTAAAAATATGAAAGATTATTATGAGCTCTGCCGGGAAAAGGATTTGTCGCTGACACATACCCTGATTCAGCCCCAGGTTAATAGGGGAGTCAGTGCCGCAAAGCTTCCTGACCCTTACATCGCTGCACGGATTGCTGGCAAGAATTCAGAAGGGCTTATTATAAAGGGAGCCAGATTATTAGCTACGCAAGGAGGAATAACGGATGAAATCATGGTTTTCCCTTCAACATTGCTTAAACAATCAGAAGAAGAAAACCCTTATGCATTCGCATTCTCCATACCAAATAATACACCGGGGTTGAAATTCATCTGTCGTGAATCATTCGACTATGGCAAATCACATTTTGACCATCCACTTGGTTCACGATTTGAGGAAATGGATACGATTATCGTTTTTGATGATGTAGTCGTTCCTTGGAATCGGGTATTTGCATATGGGGATGTCGGCATTTGCAACCAGGCTTATAATGAAAGCAATGCAGTTGTTCATATGACCCATCAGGTGGTATCGAAGAATATCGCAAAAACCGAGTTCATTCTGGGGATTTTGCAACTAATGGTGGAAACCATCAATATTGGGCAATACCAGCATGTTCAGGAGAAAATCTCGGAAGTCATCATAGCGCTTGAAACGGTAAAGGCTTTCATTATAGCTTCGGAGGCAAACGCGAAAGTGGATAAGTGGGGAATGATGACACCTGATTTCACACCGTTAAACATTGCCCGTAATTATTATCCGAAGATTTACCCTAGATTCAGTGAAATAATGCAGCAGCTTGGAGCTAGTGGCTTAATGGCGATACCAAATGAAGCCGATTTCAATTCGGAGCTTCGACCGGATTTGGATAAATATCTTCAAGCCGCGAATGGTGGAGCCTATGACAGGGTTAAATTGTATCGTCTCGCATGGGATGTATGCATGAGTTCATTTGGATCCAGGCAAACGCTGTACGAAAGATTCTTTTTTGGGGATCCGGTCCGTATGGCAAGCGCTTTATATAACGGCTATGATAAACAGGAATATGTGGACCGTGTCAAGGAGTTCTTGAACCGTACTGAAAACCTTGCAGAAATCAACTGA
- a CDS encoding 5-carboxymethyl-2-hydroxymuconate Delta-isomerase, whose amino-acid sequence MPHIIIEYTDNIKDEIQIDGLLRKVNDVLISYPSIFPIGGIRSRAIELKHYRVADGTGDDAFVHAVLKIGAGRQDSDKTKVCDQLFETMESHLASLFSKRYLALSMELTEFSDFGTYKKNNIHDRYNK is encoded by the coding sequence ATGCCTCATATTATTATTGAATATACGGATAATATCAAAGATGAAATCCAGATTGACGGCTTATTAAGGAAGGTGAATGATGTACTGATATCCTATCCTTCCATCTTTCCAATTGGCGGAATTCGATCCCGGGCCATTGAATTGAAGCATTATCGTGTTGCCGATGGTACAGGGGATGATGCCTTTGTTCATGCCGTACTAAAAATTGGCGCTGGACGCCAGGACAGTGATAAAACCAAAGTATGTGACCAACTTTTCGAAACGATGGAATCCCATTTGGCATCCCTCTTTTCAAAAAGATATCTTGCCCTCTCCATGGAACTTACGGAATTCAGTGATTTTGGCACATATAAAAAGAATAATATCCATGATCGATATAATAAATGA
- a CDS encoding fumarylacetoacetate hydrolase family protein codes for MKRARVAYAGAVHPASEYYGQLKLADGRIVNELDVVWLPPVEPRTVFALGLNYADHAKELAFKAPEEPLAFLKGPNTFIGHRGQTRRPADAAYMHYECELAVVIGKKAKNIKKEEAYKYVSGYTIANDYAIRDYLENYYRPNLKVKNRDTCTPIGPWLVDAEDIPDPSNLAIKTYVNGKLTQQGNTKDMIFGIADLIEYFSSFMTLRPGDIILTGTPEGLADTAEGDEIITEIEGIGKLVSTIVGDDIFTEGGDRPHLKIHN; via the coding sequence ATGAAGAGAGCACGTGTAGCCTATGCAGGTGCCGTACATCCAGCAAGTGAATATTATGGCCAGCTCAAATTGGCGGATGGCCGGATTGTCAATGAGCTGGATGTTGTCTGGCTTCCCCCGGTGGAACCACGAACTGTCTTCGCGCTTGGCCTGAATTATGCAGACCATGCGAAGGAGCTTGCTTTTAAAGCCCCGGAAGAACCCCTTGCGTTCTTAAAAGGTCCCAATACCTTTATCGGCCACCGGGGGCAGACAAGGCGGCCTGCTGATGCAGCTTATATGCATTATGAATGTGAACTGGCAGTCGTCATAGGTAAAAAGGCGAAAAACATAAAAAAGGAAGAAGCCTATAAGTATGTAAGTGGATATACGATTGCAAATGATTATGCAATACGGGATTATCTGGAGAATTACTACCGACCAAACTTAAAGGTCAAAAATCGCGATACCTGCACCCCCATTGGTCCTTGGTTAGTCGATGCCGAAGATATTCCAGATCCTTCGAATCTTGCCATTAAAACTTACGTCAACGGAAAATTGACTCAGCAAGGTAACACGAAAGACATGATTTTCGGCATTGCAGATTTAATTGAATATTTCAGCAGCTTCATGACATTGAGGCCAGGCGATATCATATTGACAGGCACACCTGAGGGATTGGCGGATACTGCTGAAGGCGATGAAATCATCACTGAAATTGAAGGTATCGGGAAACTTGTTAGCACAATAGTCGGTGACGATATATTTACTGAAGGCGGGGATCGGCCGCACCTAAAAATCCATAATTAA